The proteins below come from a single Sphingomicrobium sediminis genomic window:
- the pstC gene encoding phosphate ABC transporter permease subunit PstC: MSLMLATIIILIAVGFAASFARSRVKGLRAGGARLNSLPNYHAAYVFLWGAVPALIFLLVWAPLQAMFVEQAVLATPEGMALPDTGFRPAVLAEAKALATGEISSAFNSDARALAPYFEAAIGRYSMIGAFIAFVVAGLGTFFSMRRVGVNFRARNGVERWVMGLLVIASMVAIFTTLGIVLSLLFETIRFFNLVNPIEFLFGLDWSPQLAIRADQAGSSGAFGSIPLFWGTVFIGAIIAMIVAIPLGLMSAIFLTQYAPARLRSWLKPILEILAGVPTVVYGYFAALTVAPAVRDFALAMGLSNASSESALAAGVVMGIMIIPFVSSMADDSIAAVPAAMNDGSLALGATQSETIKRVIFPAALPGIVGGILLAVSRAIGETMIVVMAAGLAANLTANPFDSVTTVTVQIVQLLTGDQEFDSAKTLAAFALGLVLFFITLVLNLYALRVVRKYREAYE; the protein is encoded by the coding sequence ATGAGCCTCATGTTGGCCACCATCATTATCCTGATCGCCGTCGGCTTTGCCGCGTCCTTCGCGCGTTCGCGCGTGAAGGGCCTGCGGGCCGGCGGTGCGCGGCTCAATAGTCTTCCCAACTATCACGCCGCCTACGTCTTCCTGTGGGGCGCGGTGCCCGCCCTCATTTTCCTCCTGGTCTGGGCTCCGCTCCAGGCCATGTTCGTCGAGCAGGCCGTACTCGCCACGCCCGAGGGCATGGCGTTGCCGGACACCGGCTTCCGCCCGGCCGTGCTTGCCGAAGCCAAGGCGCTCGCCACCGGCGAAATCTCCAGCGCCTTCAACAGCGATGCCCGCGCGCTCGCTCCCTATTTCGAAGCTGCCATCGGCCGCTATTCGATGATCGGCGCCTTCATCGCCTTCGTCGTTGCAGGCCTCGGCACCTTCTTCTCGATGCGCCGCGTCGGCGTGAACTTCCGCGCCCGTAACGGCGTCGAGCGCTGGGTGATGGGCCTGCTGGTCATCGCCTCGATGGTCGCGATCTTCACGACGCTCGGCATTGTCCTCTCGCTGCTGTTCGAGACGATCCGCTTCTTCAACCTCGTCAATCCGATCGAATTCCTGTTCGGTCTCGACTGGTCGCCGCAGCTTGCGATCCGCGCCGACCAGGCCGGTTCCTCGGGCGCATTCGGCTCGATTCCGCTCTTCTGGGGCACGGTCTTCATCGGCGCGATCATCGCCATGATCGTCGCCATCCCGCTGGGCCTGATGAGCGCGATCTTCCTGACCCAATATGCCCCCGCCCGGCTGCGCAGCTGGCTCAAGCCGATCCTCGAGATCCTCGCCGGCGTGCCGACCGTGGTCTACGGCTATTTCGCCGCGCTGACCGTGGCCCCCGCGGTTCGCGACTTCGCGCTCGCCATGGGCCTGTCCAACGCATCGAGCGAAAGCGCGCTGGCTGCCGGTGTGGTCATGGGCATCATGATCATCCCGTTCGTTTCCTCGATGGCCGATGACAGCATCGCCGCCGTGCCTGCTGCCATGAACGATGGCAGCCTGGCATTGGGCGCGACGCAGTCGGAAACCATCAAGCGGGTCATTTTCCCAGCCGCTTTGCCCGGCATTGTCGGCGGCATCCTGCTCGCCGTCAGCCGCGCCATCGGCGAAACCATGATCGTGGTGATGGCCGCCGGCCTCGCCGCCAACCTTACCGCCAATCCGTTCGACAGCGTGACCACCGTCACCGTGCAGATCGTCCAGCTGCTGACCGGGGACCAGGAATTCGACAGTGCCAAGACGCTCGCCGCCTTCGCACTCGGCCTCGTCCTCTTCTTCATCACACTGGTGCTCAACCTCTACGCGCTGCGCGTCGTCCGCAAATATCGTGAAGCATATGAATAG
- the pstA gene encoding phosphate ABC transporter permease PstA — MNSPTEKLGAAERWTSEAMQRRVKQRYAAERRFKMFGMAAVGLSVAFLAFLLVNMATNGFSGFFRTEASVTVNFPASDVMVDPASLEGDDARSILSGAGLRGAIREAAVDTYGEAGEELFGGSAVNALTDMLVDDPDMLMREVDIMLPVTSEVDLAHKGDGSAAGEALAALAAERGTIDTKFNWTFLTASDATNPGEVGIWGALVGSFLTIIVTMLLAFPIGVLSAVYLEEFAPKNKWTDMVEVSINNLAAVPSIIFGLLGLAVFLNFMHLPRSAPLVGGLTLALMTMPVIVIAGRNAIKAVPPSIRDAALGVGASKMQVVFHHVLPLALPGILTGTIIGMARALGETAPLLLIGMRAFVSSPPTGIMSDATVLPMQIFLWSDEVDRGFVEKTSAAIIVLLLFMLAMNALAIYLRNRFEQRW; from the coding sequence ATGAATAGTCCCACCGAGAAACTGGGCGCCGCAGAGCGCTGGACCAGCGAGGCCATGCAGCGCCGCGTCAAGCAGCGCTATGCCGCCGAACGTCGCTTCAAGATGTTCGGCATGGCCGCGGTCGGCCTGTCGGTCGCCTTCCTGGCCTTTCTGCTCGTCAACATGGCCACCAACGGTTTCTCCGGCTTCTTCCGGACCGAAGCCAGCGTGACCGTCAACTTCCCGGCCAGCGACGTCATGGTCGATCCGGCCTCGCTCGAGGGCGACGATGCCCGCTCGATCCTGTCGGGCGCCGGGCTGCGCGGCGCGATCCGCGAGGCCGCCGTCGACACTTATGGCGAGGCAGGCGAAGAATTGTTCGGCGGCAGCGCGGTCAATGCGCTGACCGACATGCTGGTCGACGATCCCGACATGCTGATGCGCGAAGTCGACATCATGCTGCCGGTCACCAGCGAAGTCGATCTTGCCCATAAGGGCGATGGCAGCGCTGCCGGCGAGGCCCTTGCGGCTTTGGCTGCAGAGCGCGGCACCATCGATACCAAATTCAACTGGACCTTTCTTACGGCCAGCGACGCCACCAATCCCGGCGAAGTCGGCATCTGGGGCGCGCTTGTCGGCAGCTTCCTGACGATCATCGTCACCATGTTGCTGGCCTTCCCGATCGGCGTCCTCTCGGCCGTCTATCTCGAGGAATTCGCGCCCAAGAACAAATGGACCGACATGGTCGAGGTCTCGATCAACAACCTGGCTGCCGTGCCGTCGATCATCTTCGGCCTGCTCGGCTTGGCCGTCTTCCTGAACTTCATGCACCTGCCGCGTTCGGCCCCACTGGTCGGCGGCCTGACGCTGGCGCTCATGACCATGCCGGTCATCGTCATCGCCGGGCGCAACGCCATCAAGGCCGTCCCGCCCTCGATCCGCGATGCTGCACTCGGCGTCGGCGCCTCCAAGATGCAGGTCGTGTTCCATCACGTCCTGCCGCTCGCGCTGCCGGGCATCCTCACCGGTACCATCATCGGCATGGCCCGCGCGCTGGGCGAGACCGCCCCGCTGCTGCTCATCGGCATGCGCGCCTTCGTCTCCTCGCCGCCCACCGGCATCATGAGCGACGCGACCGTGCTGCCCATGCAGATTTTCCTCTGGTCCGATGAAGTCGATCGCGGCTTCGTTGAAAAGACCAGTGCGGCAATCATCGTTCTCTTGCTTTTCATGCTCGCGATGAACGCCCTCGCCATCTATCTCCGCAACCGCTTCGAACAGCGCTGGTAG
- the pstB gene encoding phosphate ABC transporter ATP-binding protein PstB, protein MNDTNTTTQDASTAPATNGPPKMRAENVDVFYGDKQAIKGVSIDIFDDKVTAFIGPSGCGKSTFLRTLNRMNDTIPSARVTGHIELDGEDIHAAAMDVVQLRARVGMVFQKPNPFPKSIYENIAYGPRIHGLTTNKAEMDEVVEQSLRRAGLWDEVKDRLEESGTALSGGQQQRLCIARAIAVDPEVILMDEPCSALDPIATAKIEELIHELRGKYAIAIVTHNMQQAARVSQRTAFFHLGTLVEYGETGRIFTNPAKQRTQDYITGRYG, encoded by the coding sequence ATGAACGACACCAACACCACCACCCAGGACGCAAGCACGGCGCCGGCCACCAACGGGCCGCCCAAGATGCGTGCCGAGAATGTCGACGTCTTCTATGGCGACAAGCAGGCCATCAAGGGCGTCTCGATCGACATTTTCGATGACAAGGTCACTGCCTTCATCGGCCCTTCGGGCTGCGGCAAGTCGACCTTCCTGCGCACCCTGAACCGTATGAACGACACTATCCCCTCGGCCCGCGTCACCGGGCATATCGAGCTGGACGGCGAAGACATCCACGCCGCTGCCATGGACGTCGTCCAGCTGCGCGCACGCGTCGGCATGGTGTTCCAGAAGCCCAACCCCTTCCCCAAATCGATCTACGAGAACATCGCCTACGGGCCCCGTATCCACGGTCTCACCACCAACAAGGCGGAAATGGACGAAGTGGTCGAACAGTCGCTTCGCCGCGCCGGCCTGTGGGACGAAGTGAAGGACCGCCTCGAGGAAAGCGGCACGGCCCTGTCGGGCGGCCAGCAGCAGCGCCTGTGCATCGCGCGCGCCATCGCGGTCGATCCTGAAGTGATCCTGATGGACGAGCCCTGCTCGGCGCTCGATCCCATCGCGACGGCCAAGATCGAGGAATTGATCCACGAACTGCGCGGCAAATATGCCATCGCGATCGTCACGCATAACATGCAGCAGGCCGCGCGCGTGTCGCAGCGCACCGCCTTCTTCCACTTGGGCACGCTCGTCGAATATGGCGAAACCGGCCGGATCTTCACCAATCCTGCCAAGCAACGCACGCAGGACTACATCACCGGTCGCTATGGTTGA
- the phoU gene encoding phosphate signaling complex protein PhoU — translation MVDPTENESLIGAHTLKAFDEDLDQLRALISQMGGLAEHQIRESMRCLTQRDIEGARKVVEADRRLDELETETERRAIETIALRAPLAGDLRDVVAALKISNVVERIGDYAKNIARRVEELESAPAIEPLSLMPEMARIATEMVHDVLNAFVERDAETALRVARRDQAVDDFYNSIFRTLLTHMMEDSHNIGHATQLLFVAKNIERVGDHATNIAEMVYYAATGGRMADALNADDTV, via the coding sequence ATGGTTGATCCTACCGAAAACGAGTCGCTCATCGGGGCGCACACGCTCAAGGCCTTCGACGAAGACCTCGACCAGTTGCGTGCGCTCATCAGCCAGATGGGCGGGCTTGCCGAGCACCAGATTCGCGAGAGCATGCGCTGCCTGACGCAGCGTGACATCGAAGGTGCGCGCAAGGTCGTCGAGGCCGATCGCCGCCTCGATGAGCTGGAAACCGAGACCGAACGCCGCGCCATCGAGACGATCGCATTGCGCGCGCCGCTCGCCGGCGACCTTCGCGACGTCGTCGCCGCGCTCAAGATTTCCAACGTGGTCGAGCGGATCGGCGATTATGCCAAGAATATCGCCCGCCGCGTCGAAGAGCTGGAAAGCGCGCCTGCCATCGAGCCGCTGTCGCTGATGCCCGAAATGGCGCGCATCGCGACAGAGATGGTGCACGATGTCCTCAACGCCTTTGTCGAACGCGATGCCGAGACGGCCTTGCGCGTCGCGCGCCGCGACCAGGCGGTCGACGATTTCTACAATTCGATCTTCCGCACCCTGCTCACGCACATGATGGAAGACAGCCACAATATCGGTCACGCGACGCAGTTGCTGTTCGTCGCCAAGAATATCGAACGTGTCGGCGATCATGCCACCAACATTGCCGAGATGGTCTATTATGCAGCCACCGGCGGGCGGATGGCCGACGCATTGAACGCAGACGATACCGTTTAG
- the phoB gene encoding phosphate regulon transcriptional regulator PhoB: MSDKKLLLVEDDRALADLVTYHFDRAGYDVTRTGDGEEALILAEEITPDLILLDWMIEGISGIEVCRRLRRRQNTANLPIIMLTARGEEDDRIRGLETGADDYITKPFSPKELVARAGAVLRRVRPALAAEQLEYAGIEMDLAAHRVRRDGEPIQVGPTEYRLLRHFLENPGRVFSRQQLLETVWPHSEDIELRTVDVHIRRLRIALNEHGGPDLIRTVRAAGYALDAEGAR, from the coding sequence ATGTCGGACAAGAAGCTATTGCTGGTTGAAGATGATCGCGCACTGGCCGATCTCGTCACCTATCATTTCGATCGGGCCGGCTACGACGTCACCCGCACCGGCGATGGCGAAGAGGCGCTGATCCTCGCCGAGGAAATCACCCCCGACCTTATCCTCCTCGACTGGATGATCGAGGGTATTAGCGGCATCGAGGTTTGCCGCCGCCTGCGCCGCCGCCAGAATACCGCCAACCTCCCGATCATCATGCTGACCGCGCGCGGCGAAGAGGATGATCGCATCCGCGGCCTCGAAACCGGCGCCGACGATTACATCACCAAGCCGTTCAGCCCCAAGGAACTGGTCGCGCGTGCTGGCGCCGTGCTGCGCCGCGTCCGCCCCGCGCTTGCCGCCGAACAGCTCGAATATGCCGGTATCGAGATGGACCTCGCCGCGCACCGCGTCCGCCGCGACGGCGAGCCGATCCAGGTCGGCCCAACCGAATATCGCCTGCTCCGCCACTTCCTCGAAAATCCCGGCCGCGTCTTTTCGCGCCAGCAATTGCTCGAGACCGTCTGGCCGCATAGCGAGGATATCGAACTGCGCACCGTCGACGTCCACATCCGTCGCCTGCGCATTGCCTTGAACGAACATGGCGGCCCCGACCTGATCCGCACCGTCCGCGCCGCAGGCTATGCACTGGACGCCGAAGGCGCGCGCTAG
- a CDS encoding DUF2200 domain-containing protein yields MPRKTIGEYEFAMIYPMYLQKVEKKGRTKDELDTVTKWLTGYDDAGLADQIERKTTFAQFFEETPQLHPNVGEINGVVCGKRVEDIEDPLEQKVRWLDKLVDELARGKKLESILR; encoded by the coding sequence ATGCCGCGCAAGACCATCGGCGAGTATGAATTCGCGATGATCTACCCGATGTATCTCCAGAAGGTGGAGAAGAAGGGGCGCACCAAGGATGAATTGGATACGGTCACCAAGTGGCTGACCGGCTATGACGATGCCGGCCTCGCCGACCAGATCGAGCGCAAGACGACGTTTGCGCAATTCTTCGAAGAAACCCCGCAGCTTCATCCCAATGTCGGCGAGATCAACGGCGTCGTCTGCGGCAAGCGTGTCGAGGACATCGAGGATCCATTGGAACAGAAGGTCCGCTGGCTCGACAAGCTCGTCGACGAACTGGCCCGCGGCAAGAAGCTCGAAAGTATCCTGCGCTAG
- a CDS encoding ester cyclase, whose protein sequence is MRTAIFSLVAAGLMVVGCTQTAESGDAGADVAATDTTERNKRLAREFYENLWFSNNTSVYADYVADEYVVHDLGERKNVTEQAIEQKNIADFFHGMGTMTGEMDYQIAEGDMVANRWWLSLSDISEQGQAMGMQPFERVAIINVFRFNEEGKIVEIWNHRHDVELPRPPERHDA, encoded by the coding sequence ATGAGAACAGCAATTTTCAGCCTTGTTGCCGCCGGCCTGATGGTCGTCGGATGCACGCAAACTGCCGAGAGCGGCGATGCCGGCGCCGATGTGGCGGCGACCGATACGACTGAGCGCAACAAGCGGCTCGCGCGCGAATTTTACGAGAATCTCTGGTTCTCCAACAATACGTCGGTCTACGCCGACTATGTCGCCGACGAATATGTCGTGCATGACCTTGGCGAGCGCAAGAATGTGACCGAGCAGGCGATCGAGCAGAAGAATATCGCCGATTTCTTCCACGGCATGGGGACCATGACCGGCGAGATGGATTACCAGATTGCCGAGGGTGACATGGTGGCCAACCGCTGGTGGCTCAGCCTGTCCGATATTTCCGAACAGGGCCAGGCGATGGGCATGCAGCCGTTCGAGCGGGTCGCGATTATCAACGTCTTCCGCTTCAACGAAGAGGGAAAGATCGTCGAGATCTGGAACCACCGCCACGACGTCGAACTACCGCGACCGCCGGAACGGCATGACGCCTAG
- the rlmB gene encoding 23S rRNA (guanosine(2251)-2'-O)-methyltransferase RlmB: protein MARKRKGKRGDNPNRPRFWGKHAVAAALDNPDRTVLKAWTTQEMANYMNFPSEVQVVRAEVTDLARLVPHDAPHQGVVIECEPLEDIWLGDVLAEADEKSTILVLDQVTDPHNVGAILRSAAAFDVAAIVTQDRHAPPEGGALAKAASGALETVPWVRVVNLARALDEMAEAGFWRIGLAGEADTTLAEALGPKRVALVLGAEGPGMRANVRDHCDALAKLPISERMESLNVSNAAAISLYAASIAGRGA from the coding sequence ATGGCACGCAAACGTAAAGGCAAGCGCGGGGATAACCCCAATCGGCCCCGCTTCTGGGGCAAGCATGCAGTCGCCGCTGCTCTGGACAATCCCGACCGCACGGTCCTCAAGGCCTGGACCACGCAGGAAATGGCCAATTACATGAACTTCCCGAGCGAAGTGCAGGTGGTCCGCGCCGAGGTCACCGACCTTGCCCGCCTCGTCCCGCACGATGCGCCGCACCAGGGCGTCGTGATCGAATGCGAGCCATTGGAAGATATCTGGCTGGGCGACGTGCTCGCCGAGGCGGACGAGAAATCGACCATCCTCGTGCTCGACCAGGTCACCGACCCGCACAATGTCGGCGCGATCCTGCGCTCGGCCGCGGCCTTCGACGTCGCCGCCATCGTCACGCAGGACCGCCACGCCCCGCCCGAAGGCGGCGCGCTGGCCAAGGCCGCATCGGGCGCGCTGGAGACCGTGCCGTGGGTGCGCGTCGTCAATCTCGCCCGTGCACTGGATGAAATGGCCGAGGCCGGTTTCTGGCGTATCGGGCTGGCGGGCGAAGCCGACACCACGCTGGCCGAGGCGCTGGGCCCCAAGCGGGTCGCGCTGGTGCTGGGCGCCGAAGGCCCAGGCATGCGCGCCAATGTGCGCGATCATTGCGACGCGCTCGCCAAGCTGCCGATCAGCGAGCGCATGGAAAGCCTCAACGTCTCCAACGCCGCCGCCATCAGCCTCTACGCGGCGAGCATTGCAGGACGCGGGGCCTGA
- a CDS encoding DNA-3-methyladenine glycosylase family protein produces the protein MVATQASLDACVDALCGLEPAFARAIETYGRPEPRLRPTGHVTLMRTIVGQQVSVAAASSMWNKLENAYGADPDLAAIRAADDATLREAGLSRQKAGYMRSLCGMVEDGEVNFDHLPKDDEEAIAELTKIKGIGRWSAEIYLLFSEGRQDVFPAGDLAVQVQLGRLLEREERPPEKLVREWAEPWSPHRGSAAILAWHTYNNEPL, from the coding sequence ATGGTCGCGACGCAGGCCAGTCTCGACGCCTGTGTCGATGCGCTGTGCGGACTCGAGCCGGCTTTCGCGCGCGCCATCGAGACCTATGGCCGCCCCGAGCCGCGCCTCCGGCCCACGGGTCATGTTACCCTGATGCGGACGATCGTGGGACAGCAGGTCAGCGTCGCTGCAGCCTCGTCCATGTGGAACAAGCTCGAAAATGCCTATGGCGCCGATCCGGACCTTGCTGCGATCCGCGCCGCCGACGATGCAACGCTGCGCGAGGCCGGGCTGTCGCGCCAGAAAGCCGGCTACATGCGCAGCCTCTGCGGGATGGTGGAAGATGGCGAGGTCAATTTCGACCACCTCCCCAAGGATGACGAAGAAGCAATTGCCGAACTCACGAAGATCAAGGGCATTGGCCGCTGGTCAGCCGAAATCTACTTGCTGTTCAGCGAGGGGCGACAGGACGTCTTTCCTGCCGGCGACCTTGCCGTGCAGGTGCAATTGGGCCGGCTGCTGGAGCGCGAGGAGCGCCCGCCCGAAAAACTGGTGCGCGAATGGGCCGAGCCATGGTCGCCGCATCGCGGGAGCGCCGCGATCCTCGCCTGGCATACCTACAATAACGAACCGCTCTAG
- a CDS encoding pirin family protein — protein sequence MIDIRPFATLGHANHGWLNARHHFSFANYHDPQRMNWGPIRVWNDDEIAAQSGFPPHPHRDMEIITYVRKGAITHEDSMGNKGRTGAGDVQVMSAGRGVMHAEYNLEDEQTTLFQIWIETAKPGVEPGWGQMPFPKDERDGAFQVLASGDPDDGALTFHADGEVLGATLKAGNSLTYESKPGRYLYLVPSAPIRINGKDAQGRDGIAIKDEGQLTIEALDEDVELVLVDAA from the coding sequence ATGATTGATATCCGACCCTTCGCCACATTGGGCCATGCGAACCATGGCTGGCTCAATGCCCGTCACCATTTCAGCTTTGCCAACTACCATGACCCGCAGCGCATGAACTGGGGCCCCATTCGTGTGTGGAACGACGACGAGATCGCCGCGCAGTCGGGCTTCCCGCCGCATCCGCATCGCGACATGGAAATCATCACCTATGTCCGCAAAGGCGCGATCACCCATGAGGATTCGATGGGCAACAAGGGCCGCACCGGTGCGGGCGATGTCCAGGTCATGAGCGCCGGGCGCGGCGTCATGCATGCCGAGTATAACCTTGAGGACGAGCAGACGACCTTGTTCCAGATCTGGATCGAGACCGCCAAGCCGGGCGTCGAGCCGGGCTGGGGGCAGATGCCGTTTCCCAAGGACGAACGCGACGGCGCCTTCCAGGTGCTGGCCAGCGGCGATCCCGACGATGGCGCGTTGACCTTCCATGCCGATGGCGAGGTGCTCGGCGCGACGTTGAAGGCCGGCAATAGCCTGACGTACGAGAGCAAGCCCGGTCGCTATCTCTACCTCGTCCCGTCGGCGCCGATCCGCATCAACGGCAAGGACGCCCAGGGCCGCGATGGCATCGCCATCAAGGATGAGGGCCAACTGACCATTGAGGCACTCGATGAGGATGTCGAACTGGTGCTGGTCGACGCGGCGTGA
- a CDS encoding gamma carbonic anhydrase family protein, whose amino-acid sequence MTLYALDDLEPTLDEGAWAAPSADLIGDVRLAKRASVWFGAVIRADNTPIILGEDTNFQDGAIGHSDPDAPLTIGSRCTIGHQAILHGCTIEDEVLVGMGARILNHAKIGAQSIVGAGALVTEKKEFPPRSLIVGAPAKAIRTLDDNVIEMLRASAKLYAKKAVQYATGLKAQD is encoded by the coding sequence ATGACATTATACGCCTTGGATGACCTTGAGCCGACGCTCGACGAGGGCGCCTGGGCCGCGCCATCGGCCGACCTCATCGGCGATGTGCGGTTGGCCAAGCGCGCCAGCGTCTGGTTTGGCGCCGTCATCCGCGCTGACAATACGCCGATTATTCTTGGCGAGGACACCAACTTTCAGGATGGCGCGATCGGCCATTCGGATCCCGATGCACCGCTTACCATCGGTTCGCGCTGCACGATCGGGCACCAGGCCATCCTGCATGGCTGCACGATCGAGGATGAAGTGCTGGTCGGCATGGGCGCGCGCATCCTCAACCATGCTAAGATTGGCGCGCAGTCGATCGTCGGCGCGGGCGCATTGGTGACCGAAAAGAAGGAATTCCCGCCCCGCAGCCTGATCGTCGGCGCACCCGCCAAGGCGATACGGACGCTGGACGACAATGTCATCGAGATGCTCCGCGCCTCGGCCAAACTCTACGCCAAAAAAGCTGTGCAATACGCGACGGGCCTCAAGGCACAGGACTGA
- a CDS encoding ATP-binding protein, producing the protein MSRRANLVTIAAVACIYLTARLAGFGMVATACFVVLLAILVINDARIWKMTRQQNRNLSRQSEQRRVALEELEESNRLLLMTEATAHVGHWRIDLESEELYWSDETCRIHGVPAGCKPEMSKAIEFFHPDDRHIVTDAVDHAARTGEGYRFTARLVREDGEIRTVESVAKVEQDEKGHAIGLFGVFWDRTEELQREDALRRALKAAKHATSAKSRFLANMSHEIRTPMNGVIGFTDLLLAEPLSERQRRYVQLISDSGRSMLQLLNDILDISKIEAGSLELAVEPVDIRAKLEDCADIMRAAAEAKGISITVEVADDVPQLIAGDRLRFRQILLNLLGNAVKFTDEGGVVMNAHVELGDGARELVIDVIDSGIGIGKAKREMVFQSFGQADATTARKFGGSGLGLSISRNLAELMDGSLEVESELGVGSTFTIRLPIKEVAVRKLEDMAEARRASSPGKGRVLIAEDNEVNQMLSKAMCERLGLESDIAENGREAVEKIELARETGHLHDLILMDLQMPEMDGLEATRNLRAIGYDAERLPIVALTANAFREDIDACLAAGMQDHLTKPVRLEDMQAMLAKWMPRHAGGDPVEEVRAAV; encoded by the coding sequence GTGTCGCGCAGAGCCAATCTTGTCACCATCGCGGCGGTGGCGTGCATCTATCTCACGGCCCGGCTGGCCGGGTTCGGCATGGTGGCTACGGCTTGCTTCGTCGTGCTGCTCGCGATCCTCGTCATCAACGATGCGCGCATCTGGAAGATGACGCGCCAGCAGAATCGCAACCTGTCGCGCCAGTCCGAGCAGCGCCGTGTCGCGCTGGAAGAATTGGAAGAATCCAATCGCTTGCTCCTGATGACCGAGGCGACCGCGCATGTCGGGCATTGGAGGATCGATCTGGAATCGGAAGAGCTCTACTGGTCCGACGAAACCTGCCGCATCCATGGCGTGCCCGCCGGCTGCAAGCCCGAAATGTCCAAGGCGATCGAATTCTTCCATCCCGACGATCGTCACATCGTCACGGACGCCGTCGACCATGCGGCGCGCACGGGCGAGGGCTATCGCTTCACGGCAAGGCTCGTGCGAGAGGATGGCGAGATCCGCACGGTCGAATCTGTCGCCAAGGTCGAACAGGACGAGAAGGGACACGCCATCGGCCTGTTCGGTGTCTTCTGGGACCGGACCGAGGAGTTGCAGCGCGAGGATGCGCTGCGCCGGGCTCTGAAGGCGGCGAAGCATGCGACCTCGGCCAAAAGCCGCTTCCTTGCCAATATGAGCCATGAAATCCGCACGCCGATGAATGGGGTCATCGGCTTTACCGACCTGCTGCTCGCCGAGCCTTTGTCTGAGAGGCAGCGCCGCTATGTCCAGCTCATCAGCGACAGTGGCCGCTCGATGCTGCAGCTGCTGAACGACATTCTCGATATCTCCAAGATTGAAGCGGGCAGCCTCGAACTGGCCGTAGAACCGGTCGATATCCGCGCCAAGCTGGAGGATTGCGCCGACATCATGCGTGCTGCGGCGGAAGCGAAGGGCATATCGATTACGGTCGAGGTGGCCGATGACGTGCCGCAGCTGATCGCCGGGGACCGGCTGCGCTTTCGCCAGATCCTGCTCAACCTGCTCGGCAATGCGGTGAAGTTTACCGACGAGGGAGGGGTGGTGATGAACGCGCATGTCGAGCTGGGCGACGGCGCGCGCGAACTGGTCATCGATGTCATCGACAGCGGGATTGGGATCGGCAAGGCGAAACGCGAGATGGTCTTCCAGAGCTTCGGCCAGGCCGATGCAACGACGGCGCGCAAGTTTGGAGGATCGGGCCTTGGCCTTTCGATCAGTCGCAACCTCGCCGAACTGATGGACGGATCGCTCGAGGTCGAAAGCGAACTCGGCGTCGGGTCCACCTTCACCATCCGCCTGCCGATCAAGGAAGTCGCGGTCCGCAAGCTGGAAGACATGGCGGAGGCGCGGCGCGCGTCCAGCCCCGGCAAGGGACGCGTCCTCATCGCCGAAGACAATGAGGTCAACCAGATGCTGTCCAAAGCGATGTGCGAGCGCCTGGGCCTCGAAAGCGATATTGCCGAGAATGGCCGCGAGGCGGTCGAGAAGATCGAGCTGGCGCGCGAGACCGGCCACTTGCACGATCTCATCCTCATGGACCTGCAGATGCCCGAAATGGACGGGCTGGAGGCAACGCGGAACCTGCGCGCGATCGGCTATGATGCCGAACGCCTGCCCATCGTTGCGCTGACCGCCAACGCCTTCCGTGAAGATATCGATGCCTGCCTCGCTGCCGGCATGCAGGATCATCTCACCAAGCCGGTGCGACTGGAGGATATGCAGGCGATGCTCGCCAAGTGGATGCCGCGGCATGCTGGCGGCGATCCGGTCGAGGAGGTGCGCGCTGCGGTCTAG